Below is a genomic region from Pecten maximus unplaced genomic scaffold, xPecMax1.1, whole genome shotgun sequence.
tagcgtgtgttgtcactcccgatcatggggttaattaataatcagaccaaattgatagataaaaggtgtatttagaagccatgacatttaatcactccggtaaaacatttcggtagtcgtctctgataatcttcgccgccattgaaatcagcggtcagtgagtaaattttacggaactataaaacaagcggaccaatttcaaacacaaacaattagcgatgtctcACTCATAAGTGTCATATTGCAAACTTATACATAActatccaagtaaatcgattatttgtcattcaatcatgcattctccaaccgatcggcattccgtattttatatgcacataacgtaaccgcatgtgtctttagcagaaaagcctaacgacttacgtaagtgtgcattgtacttcttttgctttatctgttaaacgcgatataagtgttttgtaaagatacatagtttgtttaattaataaaatgcttaggtataattaacgATCATCAcgaagacaccgaggacatgtaacgttaacaagaaaacattgatctattgtcaaccatgaataattcgaagtccctctgtttcgaagtttttctgttagtcccttgaacttcgaaacatcgaagtttgactgtaacCAGCTTTCAAGGTTACAGACAAATTACATTTTCCTCTGTACTATCAATAGACATAGGGCCATATTAGATGTGAAGAATGCTAGAAGGACATGTTTCAAAGTTTGTTAAAAGGGGTAACCTTGACTTCTCCAAGGTTAGAGAATGACTTAAAATGATTCTGATTTAACTTGGTCAAATATTATTACCAGTATGTATATGATAAGCTCGGTAAGACTGGGTATTATTGTTTTTCATTCCAAAGGTCTTAGTGTTaagtttgtatatttgtttgaaatatgctattgatgtttattcatataaatgaccttgacccactttGAAAGTTGCATGTATGCAAACTTTCACGTAGTGTACGTTTGTGTTTCAGAATTTTCTTGACTCAAGGGTCATGGCCAAATTTACTGTAAAGTTATGGTTTATTGGTTATTATAAACaacatttgtacagtttttGAATTTTGCAGATTTTTACTGATCCAAAATGACCAGTTTTTAAAAGCTGGAAATaccaattaattaataaaaaaaaacctgtttagACATAAGAGACATTTCAAtatgatgacactataaaagCATCCATCATTTCAGTTAGATGACACTTTGAAAGGGCAACAGTGGCCAAATCATTTCAGTATAAAATCTATAAATGCATCTATCATTGGTTCCACCATTTTAGTGAGATATCTCTATAAAAGTATTTGTCAGTGACCCCATCATTTCAATGTGATGACACTTGAAAGCATCCATCAGTGGCCCTGTCATTTGTGGATACCTTTAATcacattactacactttattaCTAGTTGAAGCATTGTTgttgatgatattatgatgtatTTGTTCTTTATCCTTTGTGTTTGAGCATCATGtaaccattttgtatttcttGTGGGTGTTTTGGTCCAGAAAAAGGTTTCACTGAAAAGTTTACCTAACATTGTCCAAAATGTTAGAACTCTTTCTTCAtgagatttttaaaaatttaatatgATGTTACTTGTTTATCCATATGTATGTATTAGAGGTGCAACTATTCACTAATTCACTAATTGTtcagttgtcattggtaacatgaTACCTAAGAATTGACCTTGTATTTCCAGTCTTGTAccgattatctcccctttctcATGCAAAAAATAGACATGATCAATTGGCATAACACATTACCAATTGTTTACCCTATATAGTGAACATTTACAGAGAAATCATAGCTTATTCAGTTTCTACTGAACACATGTTGACGTGCCTTAGTGAACAGGCAAGAATAACCTACATACCCTGAATAGATCATAATTGTTGATGTTTATCCTGTCGTTATTCTGTACAGACCTGTACAGTATCTGATGTTTCTTTGTGTCTTTGGCaagaaaacaaattacattCTTCCACAATTTGTCACAAATTTCATATACCCACAACAGTTATTAACTTCCAATTggtacatgtttatttttcacaaatggAGGAATCGCTTTGCTCCATCATCATTATTATTACATAAGATATCGCCATAGTAACATCTTAGAACTGAGCCAAGGATCAGAGGCATCTAATGTTATAGAAGTAGGAAGCAGTTatgaaattttattcaatttaagAATTTCCACATATTACACTAATGGCTGTgtatattgtgatatacatCATATTGTGTCCCTTCAAATGTGATAATCGTTTCATATTGTCACTACCCAGGAGATACACACCTctgttagatatacatatttattacatttttaccagtgaaatattaGAAGGTGATAAAAACTTAAATCGTCTCTTGTGGCACTATAACTTTTGgctttgaccaatcagaatttGGCTTTCTATTCACTGCATTACTAAAATCTGTTAATTTTAGTGTAGATCCTACGAAGCAAAGATAGAATGAATGGCTATATTTTGCCATATTTTTGTGCGATTGAATGATCTTTCtgtagaatatacatgtagcatatATTTCAtaagtatgacagaatatcaatattttaggTAAGTGCAAACgtatcatatatatctaaatgacAATTACATTTGTAAGTGGTCAGCAGAATACTTTCATATTTTTAGTAGTTGATGGTCCTTGATTTCTCACTATTTCAGTGAGaaatgtgtgtggtatgtattttgaatccaaaaaataaacatatctgtAAACGACACACAGAAGATGTTTTAGTCTGTAAGTCATCACTTATGATTCTGTATTAAATGTTTCATAGCTTATATTCACAAAaatctataatacatataactCAAAAATTCACTTTGTGGAGGTAGAATCAGTTAAAAACATGTTCTAAAATTATCTGTAAAATTATCAGGAACACTGCTTAACATATGAACTATATCActtttactgttaaatatatgAACTATATCACTTTTACTGTTTAATATATGAACTATTATTAAATATCACTTTCTGACTTTCCTTAATCAAAATATGTTGAACAGTCAGGTTTCAAATTCCGAGTTGTCACTGTCCATATTAACTGGGATAAAAGTGTTACCATTAGTCTCTGCTGTGGCCATTAATGGTTTCATATCTATTTCAATGTTATTATTTGGCCTGAACTTTTTATGAAAACAAGTCACACAACCACCGATGcataacataattataaaagTTACTCCGCAATGCCACGCAAAATACATTGTAGCTATCAGATGTGAGCGGTGATGCTCTGGATCCCATTCCTTTGCTCCTGGTAGAGGGTTATATAGAATGAATCCAATCTGCCAGAACCAGGTCCCTTGTAAAAAGATGAAATAAGTCCTTGCCAATGCTATGTGGAAGCTGTGTCTCCACTTCATTTCGGCCATCACAGCCAGTATGTTAGCCCCAATGGTGTAAACTAGAAGTGTGTGGATTAGGACGTCTAGAGGGTCCCTGCCACTCAGGTGAAACCTAAACAAGATTCCTTCCACTACTACAGCAAATATCATGCTCACATAGTCTAAATCCTTAAGGACCGGAAATCGGTAATACACCAACAAATCCGCAACTCCTGTCATACCAAAGAAAAAGAACATAGTGGAATGCTGTGCATTTTCTGGTGTGTTGAACACTCCGTTGTTCATTCCAGTGTAGATCTCCAGACTTACACCTACAGTGGCGAAGAAGATCTTGATGAGTGATTCGATTGGCCACGTTTTAGTCCTGCcacaaaaacacacacaggGATATGTCGGAGTGGAAGTAAATGGGAGTTTTTTTCTGCAACAAGTCAAGTATCTATGATACATTTGAAAAGTCCACCATAATGCAAATATGATGAAAAATGATCCTGGAAGGGCATGGCCTGCAAAAGTTCCCATGGTTCATCAGTTGTTTCTCGATAAAGGGAAATACCTACAAAGACAGAAAAATCAAATGTAATGGTTGATACAATTTGTTAGACAAAATATCAGTCATTAGTATTTAACATGAACACAATGCAAATTATACAACTAAAGACCAGGATTTCAATCCTATATATTCATTCACATTACATCTCCAAAGGACCAGTGAGATTATGTCTTGGTGCCGCATCCGTGGTCTGTCCATAGCACCAACCTTGTGTATCAGTTGTACACTCTCAACTTATTAAGCTCGTATTCATAGGATCATTTTTTGGTCAGCAGTCATTAGGTTAAAAGGTCACATAGGAACATTTGTAAATAATCATCTCATGAAGTACTCAACACATTTAGTTCATATTCAAACCATTGTAGGAAGACATTAATTTTGATGCCTGTTAGAAAGAAAAATTATACAACTCACCACTTCATATCTTTAGGATTTCCTCATAACCATTTACTGATGAGGGGTGGGGTATTAGTCCCCACATAACCATTTACTGATGAAGGGTGTGGTATTAGTCCCCACATAACCATTTACTGATGAGGGGTGGGGTATTAGTCCCCACATAACCATTTACTGATTAGGGGTGGGGTATTAGTCCCCTTATAACCATTTACTGATGAGGGGTGGGGTATTAGTCCCCACATAACCATTTACTGATGAGGGGTGGGGTATTAGTCCCCACATAACCATTTACTGATGAGGGGTGGGGTATTAGTCCCCACATAACCATTTACTGGTGAGGGGTGGGGTATTAGTCCCCTTATAACCATTTACTGATGAGGGGTGGGGTATTGGTCCCCACATAACCATTTACTGATGAGGGATGGGGTATTAGTCCCCACATAACCATTTACTGATGAGGGGTGGGGTATTGGTCCCCACATAACCATTTACTGATGAGGGGTGGGGTATTAGTCCCCACATAACCATTTACTGATGAGGGGTGGGGTATTAGTCCCCTTATAACCATTTACTGATGAGGGATGGGGTATTGGTCCCCACATAACCATTTACTGATGAGGGGTGGGGTATTAGTCCCCACATAACCATTTACTGATGAGGGGTGGGGTATTAGTCCCCTTATAACCATTTACTGATGAGGGGTGGGGTATTAGTCCCCTTATAACCATTTACTGATGAGGGGTGTGGTATTAGTCCCACATAACCATTTAATGATACGGTTAGGAGTGTAACTTACGATTCCCCATGTACACCATGTAGTGATACAGGTTGGAGTGTATCTTACGATTTCCCATGTACACCATTTAGTGATACGGGTAGGAGTGTATCTTACGATTCCCCATGTACACCATTTAATGATACGGGTAGGAGTGTATCTTACGATTCCCCATGTACACCATTTAGTGATACGGGTAGGAGTGTAACTTACGATTCCCCATGTACACCATGTAGTGATACAGGTAGGAGTGTATCTTACGATTCCCCATGTACACCATGTAGTGATACGGGTAGGAGTTTATCTTACGATTTCCCATGTACACCATTTAGTGATACGGGTAGGAGTGTATCTTACGATTCCCCATGTACACCATTTAGTGATACGGGTAGGAGTGTAACTTACGATTCCCCATGTACACCATTTAGTGATACAGGTTGGAGTGTATCTTACGATTTCCCATGTACACCATTTAGTGATACAGGTTGGAGTGTAACTTACGATTCCCCATGTACACCATGTAGTGATACAGGTTGGAGTGTAACTTACGATTCCCCATGTACACCATTTAGTGATACGGGTAGGAGTGTATCTTACGATTCCCCATGTACACTATGTAGTGATACAGGTTGGAGTGTAACTTACGATTCCCCATGTACATTATGTAGTGATACAGGTAGGAGTGTATCTTACGATTCCCCATGTACACCATTTAGTGATATGGGTAGGAGTGTATCTTACGATTCCAGATGTATACCATTTAATGATATGGGTAGGAGTGTATCTTACGATTCCCCATGTACACCATTTAGTGATATGGGTAGGAGTGTATCTTACGATTCCAGATGTATACCATATAGTGATATGAGCTGGAGTGTATCTTAATGAGCCCCCATGTTCACCATTCACTGTCACAGGGTGCTAATTAAAGGGTAGGGTATTTCTTACCTTATGTAAGGTTGACGTATGTGTTAGCTGTATTCCACAAGTATTCCAGAAACTGTATTCCACAAGTATTCCAGAAACCGTATTCCACAAGTATTCCAGAAAccgtaaataaaataaatcctCCACAAACCTTATGTAAGGTTGATGTATGTATTAGCTGTCTGCAAGTATTCCTGaaactgtaaataaaataaatcttccACAAACCTTATGTAAGGTTGATGTATGTATTAGCTGTCTGCAAGTATTCCTGaaactgtaaataaaataaatcttccACAAACCTTATGTAAGGTTGACGTACGTGTTACCTGTCTACATGAATTCcagaaaattttaaatgtgGATTGTTATGTCTTAATATTCAATTCACACCACCCAACTGAAGTAGAGCCTTACTGATAAATGGTGaagttatagatatcactacaCCAGCCCACCGAACTGTGGCCTTGTCGATACAGCCCACCCAACTCTGGACTTGTCGCTGCTCACTACACTTGGCCGAGATCTGCTGATAAATACCtttatctatataccctgtgtACTGTAACAGTAGATCTTATATCTGTTTTATTATACACCCACTGGACTTAGAGAACAATAGACGCAATGAGAATCAGGAAAGTCCTATAACAGTCTAAATTCTCTGGTTCTTTTTGTAATTGGGGGCGAATCGTGTCTCTACTTTATCATATAAGTGGCCTTATCATTTTGATGATCCATTCGGACAGGACAGGTGTATTACTCTGAAGTCAATCAGAACTACCTATCACCTCTTGGGTCCATGGTCCACTAGGCCTATATGAAATCCGTACTGCTAGGGATTTTAAAAAAACTTGTTCTTACCGACCTTTGGTTTTAGGGACTCATGAAAGAAGGGTCTCGACAACTTTTGAATGTTTGGTTTTTATACACCCGTCAAAATTTGACAGGAGTATTATAGAATGGCATTTTTGTCTGTCCGACGTAAAGTTTGGTTTGTCCAGCAATCTCTTTCAAACTTCATAACTTTGTGATCATGacatgaagttgtgtctcccTCAAAAGAATTCAACTggttttgcaaaagttattccTTTTATTTGTTTCAGTATTCATTGTTTTGTCGGGAGATCTCCTCGTACATTTTTTCAACTGATTATTTGAAACTTAGTTGGTTTTATAATTGTGATACGTTTTGATGTTTCCTTGAAAAGAGTTTTGATTTGACAGTTTTTACAAAAGTttttgccctttgtttatttttatcccccgcgaaacgcgtttgcgggggatattaaattgggctccgtccggccgtccgtccgtgtgtccgtccgagattcttttccaggctataactccataaccgtttgacgcagctccttgaaaatttctgtatatatcagactagtgccctagttgtgcattttgctattgcggaccttccattttcggtattttttctgtcaccatggaaactttgtcaaaaataccaaattactgtttccttttgtttccgggctataactccaaaactgttcaacgcagctccttgaaaatttctgtatatattagactagtgccctagttgtgccttttgctattgcggaccttccattttcggtattttttctgtcaccatggaaacttaatcaaaaataccaaattactgtttccttttgcctattttttttttttactgatttcTTAGCATGTATCATTGTCATGACATAAATTAATGTTtccctgaaaaaaaaatctgattcAACTATTTTTCCAAAAGTTATTGCTGTTAGTTTGTGATGTTgaagaaaattatatattaacttTGTAGCGAAAAGTGAGATTTATAGCATGCCAGATTGACACTCTTAAGGTGATGCAAATCTTATTGATTCAGATTGTGCAGGTTTTAACTACTCTAAGTGAAAAGAGAAAATGCTTGGACCAAACAACAACACTGTAATAGACAGGTATCCGGATTAGACAAGGGTTGGTTTCAACAAGTTATACAGACCTttgaatattcatatataaatggttttcaCCGTACACTTAAGGGTTTTTCTTACTATTTGTAGCCTACTACTGTCAGAACTGGCACCTGATTCCCATTGGGCTGAAGACAAACACACCACTCAATACAGCAGCCCGATCACCAGGATCCTGCCCCTCCATCTTTATAACGGAATCTATCATGGAACATGTAGCCAGAGTTGTGAATTTGGACCCCACTGAGGTCAGGAGGGTCAATCTCTACCAACAGGGCCAGGTGAGGTGTTCTATGATACTACTTATACTAGCATACCCCTAACAGAAGTCGCTGTTCTGTGACATACCCTGTATATTCACTAGCTCACCTGTACAAACACAAGTCGCTG
It encodes:
- the LOC117320718 gene encoding transmembrane protein 45B-like, with amino-acid sequence MGTFAGHALPGSFFIIFALWWTFQMYHRYLTCCRKKLPFTSTPTYPCVCFCGRTKTWPIESLIKIFFATVGVSLEIYTGMNNGVFNTPENAQHSTMFFFFGMTGVADLLVYYRFPVLKDLDYVSMIFAVVVEGILFRFHLSGRDPLDVLIHTLLVYTIGANILAVMAEMKWRHSFHIALARTYFIFLQGTWFWQIGFILYNPLPGAKEWDPEHHRSHLIATMYFAWHCGVTFIIMLCIGGCVTCFHKKFRPNNNIEIDMKPLMATAETNGNTFIPVNMDSDNSEFET